CTATTTTACTTATAACCATCACCACTAAAAACGTCTCGATTAACCAGATTGAATAACAACGTGCTTTGGAAAAGAAAGCAAGTGGGAGAACTGACCAGTTGAAATCAAAAGATCAAGAGTCTTGTCATCAGGGTTTTCCCCCGTAACCGTAAAATATCTTCTCTGAACAGTTCCTCTATACTCGGACGAGATCCTCTCTCTCAACTCGTTAAAGCTTTCCATAGAATCCTTCAACTTCTTTCTCAACCCGTTCACGACCGACGTCCTCGTCCGGTCCGATGAAGTGCCCGGTCCACACCCAGGCAAGCTCCTGTTAGCGGCGTTGGACCGATCAAGCGCTTCCAGCCTAACTTTGATAAGCTTGGCCTTTTTCAACGCCATGGCCACGTCCCCATCCATTTTGGCTCTTAAATCTCTCACGGCTTTCGCGTTGTGCAATGTCTTGCTCTGCTCATGAGACGAGGAAAGGTCGTCGTTCAGCCTCTCCAGCTCTTTCAGCTCGTCTTTGATGGACTCCACATCGTCGAAGAACTTGTCAAGGTTGACACCGCGGGAGGATGGAGACGATTCTGTCATCTGGACTGCGTGGTGGTCGGGGGAACCTTCTTCGCTTCGGAAGCGAGTGAAAGAGCCTGAAAACAGATTGTTCATCTTGGGGTCTTCTAATTAAAATCTCTTCAAGGCTTTAAAAACGTTGGTTGGATCAGAAGGAAATGGTATTAATATGGGGGGGCGATGTTTGGTGTATATCAAGTCATAA
The window above is part of the Gossypium raimondii isolate GPD5lz chromosome 9, ASM2569854v1, whole genome shotgun sequence genome. Proteins encoded here:
- the LOC105799609 gene encoding syntaxin-121; translation: MNNLFSGSFTRFRSEEGSPDHHAVQMTESSPSSRGVNLDKFFDDVESIKDELKELERLNDDLSSSHEQSKTLHNAKAVRDLRAKMDGDVAMALKKAKLIKVRLEALDRSNAANRSLPGCGPGTSSDRTRTSVVNGLRKKLKDSMESFNELRERISSEYRGTVQRRYFTVTGENPDDKTLDLLISTGESETFLQKAIQEQGRGRILDTINEIQERHDAVKDLERHLKELHQVFLDMAVLVEAQGEQLDDIESQVNRANSFVMGGTERLQRARTYQKNTRKWICYAIILLLSIIFFVVIFTVRPWENNGGSGGGHNSPTPPAPATTSPPPPPPPQQ